A genomic stretch from Nitrospiraceae bacterium includes:
- the recA gene encoding recombinase RecA, translating to MAEKDDKKRALDLALSQIEKQYGKGAIMKLGAEERQVDVPAISTGSLGLDIALGVGGLPRGRVIEIFGPEASGKTTMTLHCIAEVQKTGGVAAFIDAEHALDLTYAKKLGVQADELLVSQPDTGEQALEIAETLVRSGAIDLIVIDSVAALTPRAEIEGEMGDAHMGLQARLMSQALRKLTAAIAKSLTTVIFINQIRMKLGVMFGNPETTTGGNALKFYSSVRLDIRRIESIKEGQDVMGSRVRVKVVKNKMAPPFKQAEFDIMFAEGISKTGELIDVGVEKRLIEKSGAWYSYKGERIGQGREAARDYLKHNPGTAREIEAKLRELAGIPVRGERKVDAKDEKPAAKGDEKRGHR from the coding sequence ATGGCAGAAAAAGACGATAAAAAGCGCGCGCTGGATTTAGCCCTTTCCCAGATCGAAAAACAGTACGGGAAGGGAGCAATCATGAAACTGGGTGCCGAGGAAAGGCAGGTCGACGTTCCGGCGATTTCGACTGGATCGTTGGGCCTCGATATCGCACTCGGTGTCGGAGGCTTGCCACGCGGGCGCGTGATTGAGATTTTCGGCCCGGAAGCTTCGGGTAAAACGACGATGACGCTCCACTGCATCGCCGAAGTCCAGAAAACCGGTGGGGTGGCGGCCTTCATCGATGCGGAGCATGCACTGGACCTGACCTATGCGAAGAAGTTGGGCGTGCAAGCCGACGAATTGTTGGTGTCCCAGCCGGATACTGGAGAACAGGCTCTGGAAATTGCTGAAACACTCGTGCGCAGCGGGGCGATCGACTTGATCGTCATCGACTCCGTCGCGGCGTTGACCCCTCGGGCTGAGATCGAAGGCGAGATGGGCGATGCCCACATGGGTCTTCAAGCGCGGCTCATGTCGCAGGCGTTGCGGAAACTTACGGCGGCGATCGCGAAATCGCTCACGACGGTGATTTTCATCAATCAAATCAGGATGAAACTCGGTGTAATGTTCGGGAACCCGGAAACGACGACCGGCGGCAATGCGCTCAAATTTTATTCCTCGGTCCGTCTTGATATTCGCCGGATCGAGTCGATCAAAGAAGGCCAGGATGTCATGGGCAGCCGTGTCCGTGTGAAGGTGGTCAAGAACAAGATGGCACCGCCCTTCAAGCAGGCGGAGTTCGACATCATGTTTGCGGAGGGCATTTCGAAGACAGGCGAGTTGATCGACGTGGGGGTGGAGAAGCGCCTGATCGAAAAGTCCGGCGCCTGGTACTCCTATAAAGGGGAGCGGATCGGTCAGGGCCGTGAGGCGGCGCGCGACTATCTCAAGCACAATCCGGGAACGGCTCGGGAGATCGAGGCGAAGCTCCGCGAACTGGCCGGCATACCGGTGCGTGGGGAGAGGAAAGTCGACGCGAAAGACGAGAAACCGGCCGCCAAGGGTGATGAAAAACGGGGGCACCGGTAG
- a CDS encoding regulatory protein RecX yields the protein MKNGGTGRRIDPSQPNQWLRLAVRYLARWDRTAAQVEHFLKDKGATPAQVKQTISRLSELRYLNDRAYAQRWIEGCLARKPMGRLRVKAELLAKGVAESLADRTIREVLRGVDEETLARRALTGKQGRGGRLAPMRAARLLRQRGFEEETINRIIRIRSEATEIDA from the coding sequence ATGAAAAACGGGGGCACCGGTAGACGGATCGACCCGTCGCAGCCGAACCAATGGCTGCGCCTTGCGGTGCGGTATCTCGCTCGCTGGGACCGCACCGCAGCTCAGGTCGAGCATTTTCTCAAGGACAAGGGCGCCACGCCTGCTCAGGTCAAGCAGACCATCAGTCGATTGTCCGAGCTTCGCTATCTCAACGACCGCGCCTATGCGCAACGCTGGATAGAAGGCTGCTTAGCCAGGAAGCCGATGGGACGGTTGCGGGTCAAGGCTGAATTATTGGCGAAAGGCGTTGCCGAGTCACTTGCCGATCGTACCATTCGCGAGGTGTTACGAGGGGTTGATGAAGAAACCTTGGCGCGCCGAGCGCTCACGGGCAAGCAGGGACGGGGTGGCCGGCTCGCCCCGATGAGGGCAGCCCGTCTCCTACGTCAGCGGGGTTTCGAAGAGGAGACGATCAACCGTATTATACGAATTCGCAGTGAGGCCACGGAAATTGATGCATGA
- the alaS gene encoding alanine--tRNA ligase → MKNSAQQLRQAFVQYFEQQGHQAVPSSALIPQADPTLLFTNAGMNQFKRVFLGEETRPYKRAVTVQKCLRAGGKHNDLENVGYTRRHHTFFEMLGNFSFGDYFKEDAIKFGWEFLTQTAGLAKDRLWVTIFREDDEADRLWKHIGVPASRIVRFDEKDNFWQMADTGPCGPCSEIHFDQGPSVPGDDRPNGQGDRVIEIWNLVFMQFNRDASGKLHPLPRPSIDTGMGLERLTAVAQGVFSNYDSDLFMPLLTVIAKRAGTQYGKKDTVDRSMRVIADHLRAITFLMADGVLPSNEGRGYVLRRILRRAARHGRLLGIVEPFLHELTATVINQMAGAYSELRSAAGTIIEATRGEEERFIATLDQGLPILNDMITKTRSTGRKVLSGTDVFKLYDTYGFPLDLIGEACREQDMSVDEQGFDQAIEEQRNRARKTGGFEQETARPAVTELAKRVGATKFIGYDRLETDSVLHAILKGERMVKEAAEGEEVEVVLDVTPFYAEGGGQVGDQGVLIGPEGRVEIKETTRPVPTLILHKGMVSKGRIREGEQLHLTVNATTRQDAARNHTATHLVHAALRDLLGPHVKQYGSLVGPNRLRFDFAHFRPLSSRDIDDIETMVNDEVRKNETVQTEVMSIQDAVAKGALAFFGDKYGEQVRVVTVESFSKELCGGTHCRHTGEIGMFRIVSDTGVAAGVRRIEAQTGSGAFALMKKLEADIRELSELLKVNQSELVAKTRKVMSQLKDKERELEELKLKMASGSAVASTAKTIAGVQVHAQRTDGLDVNGMRALADQLRDKLKSGVVALGAATEDGKVSLLVVVTKDLTGKLKAGDLIKVMAAEVGGTGGGRPEMAQAGGKDPSRLDAALEKVFGLVENSLQR, encoded by the coding sequence ATGAAGAATAGCGCCCAACAACTCCGACAGGCGTTCGTGCAGTACTTTGAACAACAGGGGCATCAGGCCGTGCCCAGCTCGGCGCTGATTCCCCAGGCCGATCCCACCCTGCTGTTCACGAATGCCGGGATGAATCAGTTCAAGCGGGTGTTTCTTGGCGAGGAAACTCGTCCTTATAAACGAGCTGTGACGGTTCAAAAATGTTTGCGGGCGGGCGGGAAGCATAACGATCTTGAGAACGTCGGCTACACGCGACGTCACCATACGTTTTTCGAAATGCTCGGCAATTTTTCCTTCGGTGACTATTTCAAAGAGGATGCGATCAAGTTCGGCTGGGAATTCCTGACGCAGACCGCGGGTTTGGCCAAAGACCGGCTGTGGGTGACGATCTTCCGAGAGGACGATGAAGCGGACCGGTTGTGGAAACACATCGGGGTTCCGGCCTCGCGCATCGTGCGTTTTGACGAGAAGGATAACTTCTGGCAGATGGCCGATACGGGTCCCTGCGGTCCTTGCTCGGAGATCCATTTTGATCAAGGTCCGTCCGTTCCCGGCGATGATAGACCGAACGGCCAGGGCGACCGCGTCATCGAGATCTGGAACCTCGTGTTCATGCAATTCAATCGGGATGCGTCGGGGAAGTTGCATCCGCTGCCGAGGCCGAGCATCGATACCGGCATGGGACTGGAACGGTTGACGGCTGTGGCGCAGGGTGTGTTCAGCAACTACGATAGCGATCTCTTCATGCCGCTGCTGACCGTCATCGCAAAGCGGGCCGGGACGCAGTACGGAAAGAAAGATACGGTCGATCGCTCCATGCGCGTGATTGCGGACCACCTGCGCGCGATCACCTTCTTGATGGCGGACGGGGTGTTGCCTTCGAACGAGGGCCGTGGCTATGTGTTGCGCAGAATTCTTCGTCGCGCCGCGAGGCATGGACGGCTTCTCGGCATCGTCGAGCCGTTCTTGCACGAATTGACCGCGACGGTGATCAACCAGATGGCTGGCGCCTATTCAGAGCTCCGGAGTGCGGCCGGCACAATTATCGAGGCGACGCGGGGCGAAGAAGAGAGGTTTATCGCCACACTCGATCAGGGTCTCCCAATTTTAAACGACATGATCACCAAGACTCGGTCTACCGGTCGGAAAGTTTTATCCGGGACCGATGTCTTCAAACTTTACGATACCTATGGGTTTCCGTTGGACTTGATTGGGGAAGCCTGTCGTGAACAGGACATGAGCGTCGATGAGCAGGGATTCGATCAGGCGATCGAAGAACAACGCAACCGTGCGCGCAAGACCGGCGGGTTCGAGCAGGAAACCGCCAGGCCGGCCGTCACCGAGTTGGCGAAACGGGTCGGAGCGACCAAATTTATCGGCTATGACCGTCTCGAAACCGACAGTGTGTTGCACGCCATCCTCAAGGGTGAGCGGATGGTGAAAGAAGCTGCTGAAGGGGAGGAAGTCGAAGTCGTGTTGGATGTCACTCCATTCTATGCCGAAGGCGGTGGTCAGGTCGGTGATCAGGGGGTGCTCATTGGTCCAGAGGGGCGAGTCGAGATCAAGGAGACCACGAGACCGGTACCAACGCTGATCCTCCACAAGGGGATGGTGAGCAAGGGGCGTATTCGCGAAGGCGAACAACTGCACCTGACAGTCAATGCGACGACAAGACAGGATGCAGCCAGAAACCATACGGCGACCCATCTCGTCCACGCAGCATTGCGCGATTTGCTCGGACCTCATGTGAAACAATATGGCTCGCTGGTCGGGCCGAACCGGCTCCGGTTCGACTTCGCGCATTTCAGACCGCTCTCGTCCCGGGATATCGACGATATCGAAACAATGGTCAACGACGAAGTCCGAAAGAACGAGACGGTGCAGACCGAAGTGATGAGCATTCAGGATGCGGTGGCCAAGGGCGCGTTGGCGTTCTTCGGAGACAAGTACGGTGAGCAGGTTCGGGTTGTGACCGTCGAGTCCTTCAGCAAGGAGTTGTGTGGAGGGACCCACTGTCGTCATACCGGTGAGATCGGAATGTTCCGCATCGTGTCCGATACGGGTGTTGCAGCCGGTGTGCGGCGCATCGAGGCCCAGACTGGGAGTGGCGCGTTTGCCCTGATGAAAAAGCTCGAGGCTGATATTCGTGAGTTGTCCGAGCTATTGAAAGTCAATCAGTCCGAGTTGGTTGCCAAAACCCGCAAGGTCATGTCGCAGCTGAAGGACAAGGAGCGTGAGCTCGAAGAGCTGAAACTCAAGATGGCCAGCGGCTCAGCCGTGGCCTCAACCGCGAAGACGATCGCTGGTGTGCAAGTTCACGCGCAACGGACCGACGGATTAGATGTGAACGGCATGCGGGCGCTGGCGGATCAATTGCGAGACAAGCTCAAGAGCGGCGTTGTTGCCCTAGGTGCTGCAACGGAAGACGGCAAGGTGTCATTGCTCGTGGTCGTGACGAAGGATCTGACCGGTAAACTCAAGGCCGGGGACCTTATAAAGGTCATGGCGGCGGAAGTGGGCGGCACCGGCGGCGGACGGCCGGAAATGGCCCAAGCCGGGGGCAAGGACCCTTCCCGGTTGGACGCTGCGTTAGAAAAAGTCTTTGGCCTGGTCGAAAACTCCCTCCAGCGGTAA
- the ruvX gene encoding Holliday junction resolvase RuvX, protein MVSRILALDYGTKRIGVALSDELGWTAQPLETFERRTLDRDIAHIASLVKSHEVGKVVLGLPLQLDGREGPAVQAMREFAARLEEGISVPIVRWDERMTTKAAEDLLIAADVSRKKRKGTVDRVAAAILLQSYLASLDSTAMKEAWTENDADSAPLETSDETQGHSSSSARRGHRSRHGRISGDSVG, encoded by the coding sequence ATGGTGAGCCGCATTCTCGCACTGGACTATGGAACGAAGCGGATCGGTGTTGCTCTGAGCGACGAACTTGGGTGGACGGCACAGCCGCTTGAGACGTTCGAGCGGCGGACGCTGGATCGCGATATCGCCCACATTGCCTCTTTGGTGAAATCCCACGAGGTAGGAAAGGTGGTGTTGGGTCTGCCATTGCAATTGGATGGCCGCGAAGGTCCTGCGGTTCAGGCCATGCGCGAGTTCGCAGCAAGACTAGAGGAGGGAATTTCCGTTCCAATTGTCCGCTGGGATGAGCGGATGACGACGAAGGCGGCGGAGGACCTTCTGATCGCTGCGGACGTCAGCAGGAAAAAACGGAAGGGGACGGTCGATCGTGTGGCGGCCGCGATTCTACTCCAAAGTTATTTGGCCAGCCTCGACTCAACTGCAATGAAGGAGGCCTGGACGGAGAATGATGCAGATTCGGCGCCCCTAGAGACATCCGATGAAACTCAAGGTCATTCTAGTTCTTCTGCTCGTCGCGGTCATCGCTCTCGGCATGGCCGCATATCAGGCGATTCGGTGGGCTGA
- the mltG gene encoding endolytic transglycosylase MltG, translating into MKLKVILVLLLVAVIALGMAAYQAIRWAEGPAVSPQEHPPSKIVVIPDGATFQQVAALLERERLIKSRSAFVLFGKSHSADRKIHAGEYELNAGMVPAEILSKLLLGQVVLHPLTIPEGLTVSQIADVMAQRGISNREEFMHAANDKALIASLGVKADTLEGYLYPDTYKFPREVKPKEIVVAMVDHLRQVFGADLHARAQEVRMTLHEVLTLASLIEKETGSGNERPEISAVFHNRLKKRIPLQSDPTVIYGLPNFDGNLRKKDLSNPSPYNTYRWAGLPPGPIANPGIQAIRAALYPSTSRALYFVSRNDGTHQFSVTLAEHNEAVEKYQKRPFRRPTLPRT; encoded by the coding sequence ATGAAACTCAAGGTCATTCTAGTTCTTCTGCTCGTCGCGGTCATCGCTCTCGGCATGGCCGCATATCAGGCGATTCGGTGGGCTGAAGGGCCTGCCGTTTCTCCGCAAGAACATCCTCCCTCAAAGATCGTCGTCATTCCGGACGGTGCGACGTTCCAACAAGTCGCGGCATTGCTTGAGCGGGAACGTCTGATCAAAAGCCGGTCGGCGTTCGTCCTGTTCGGTAAGTCGCATTCCGCGGATCGGAAAATTCATGCCGGCGAATATGAATTGAATGCCGGCATGGTTCCGGCGGAAATTCTTTCCAAGCTCCTGCTCGGCCAGGTGGTGCTCCATCCGCTCACGATTCCCGAAGGGTTGACGGTCTCTCAAATCGCCGATGTCATGGCGCAACGCGGTATCTCGAACCGTGAAGAGTTCATGCACGCCGCGAACGACAAGGCGCTCATTGCGTCGCTCGGCGTGAAGGCGGACACGCTGGAAGGATATCTGTACCCTGATACCTATAAGTTTCCCCGTGAGGTGAAGCCGAAAGAGATTGTCGTCGCAATGGTTGACCACCTTCGCCAGGTGTTCGGTGCGGATCTCCACGCGCGCGCGCAGGAAGTGAGGATGACGCTGCACGAGGTGCTGACGCTGGCTTCTCTGATCGAGAAAGAAACCGGTTCTGGCAACGAACGTCCCGAGATCTCGGCGGTCTTTCACAATCGCTTGAAGAAGCGCATTCCCCTTCAAAGCGACCCGACGGTGATTTACGGCTTGCCGAACTTCGACGGAAATCTTCGGAAGAAGGATCTCTCCAATCCGAGCCCATACAACACATACCGCTGGGCCGGCTTGCCGCCGGGACCGATCGCGAATCCCGGGATTCAGGCGATTCGCGCGGCACTCTATCCCTCGACTTCACGCGCCCTCTATTTTGTTTCGCGCAATGACGGCACGCATCAATTCTCCGTAACGTTGGCGGAGCACAATGAGGCGGTGGAGAAGTATCAAAAACGGCCGTTCCGACGACCGACGCTTCCCCGGACATAA
- the deoC gene encoding deoxyribose-phosphate aldolase: MMTHEWNLPALIDHTILRPDATKQDVLRLCGEAKQFGFLVVFVPPCYVDEAVTAVAGSGIRVGIPIGFPLGGHTTQSKVAEAIEAVARGAGILDMVINVSRLKSGDHDYVRQDIAEVVRATPTVEHKVILETCYLTGQEKRTACQLVIEAGAEYVKTSTGFAAGGATVEDVRLMKQAVAGKAKVKASGGIRDWKTTLAMLEAGADRIGTSTSLKILEEWAAIRRKG, encoded by the coding sequence ATGATGACCCATGAGTGGAATCTGCCTGCGCTGATCGATCACACCATACTCCGTCCCGACGCAACGAAACAGGATGTGCTGCGCCTGTGTGGCGAGGCGAAGCAGTTCGGCTTTCTCGTCGTATTTGTTCCGCCCTGTTATGTGGATGAAGCGGTGACGGCTGTCGCCGGATCGGGGATTCGCGTGGGGATCCCGATCGGATTTCCTTTAGGCGGACACACAACTCAGAGTAAGGTGGCTGAAGCCATCGAAGCCGTCGCGCGCGGCGCCGGGATTCTGGACATGGTCATCAACGTGAGTCGCCTGAAGTCGGGCGATCACGACTATGTACGACAAGACATTGCCGAGGTTGTGCGAGCGACGCCCACCGTGGAACACAAGGTGATATTGGAGACGTGCTATCTCACGGGTCAAGAGAAACGAACGGCTTGTCAGCTTGTCATCGAAGCCGGCGCGGAGTACGTCAAGACGTCGACCGGCTTTGCAGCGGGCGGCGCGACGGTCGAAGACGTGCGGCTCATGAAGCAGGCCGTGGCCGGTAAGGCGAAAGTGAAAGCGTCCGGTGGAATCAGAGATTGGAAGACGACACTGGCAATGCTCGAAGCGGGGGCAGATCGCATCGGGACGAGCACGAGTCTGAAGATTCTAGAGGAATGGGCGGCTATACGGCGAAAGGGGTAG
- a CDS encoding PilZ domain-containing protein: protein MRFDVKCPVACVLEEQAVHGTTFNLSRGGCAIECGIMATEGESVSLEITVPGQPTPIFVELGRISWATRREFGVEFKVVPGDSKQRLDAFLIDVAKRSAS, encoded by the coding sequence ATCCGGTTTGATGTCAAATGTCCCGTGGCCTGTGTGTTGGAGGAACAGGCTGTTCACGGGACGACGTTCAACCTGTCCCGAGGAGGCTGTGCCATCGAGTGCGGAATCATGGCCACAGAGGGGGAATCCGTGAGTCTCGAAATCACTGTGCCCGGGCAGCCGACACCCATTTTTGTCGAGCTGGGAAGAATCTCTTGGGCGACCAGACGTGAATTCGGCGTTGAATTCAAGGTTGTGCCCGGAGACTCGAAGCAACGACTGGATGCATTTCTTATTGATGTGGCGAAGCGGAGTGCCTCGTAA
- a CDS encoding phosphopentomutase, translated as MMNRVILIVIDGFGIGAMPDAAEYGDEGTNTLVHLAEATGSLHLPTMEALGLGHITAIPGVQVMAQPEGCFGRLGFLSSDVDSLGGHWELNGYMHAVASHTYPKGFPHSLIAVLEQVSGRKLLGNRVASPGEVLQDYGQDHLASGSPIVWTDGRRTCHLAAHETVMRPDALRQLCREARKLLREPWGIMRVVAHPLTGEKGQVRFSHQRRDFVIEPSGTTMLDVLNRAGQILTGVGKAGDLFNGRGLTRTIPQSHWATLFEDVKGMLKNVPRGLIYVGLDVLESDDVGSAGALHDFDRQLPSLLEQLRPGDLFVVTGDHGRDPKKVHQGATREYVPLLMSGPKLVQGVNLGTRSTAADLGQTIVEALRGEPLAEGDSFLDALRPG; from the coding sequence ATGATGAATCGTGTCATTCTTATCGTGATCGACGGGTTCGGAATCGGGGCGATGCCGGACGCAGCCGAGTACGGCGATGAGGGCACCAACACGCTCGTGCATCTCGCCGAGGCCACAGGCAGCCTGCATCTTCCAACGATGGAGGCGCTAGGGCTCGGCCATATTACCGCGATCCCAGGTGTGCAGGTGATGGCTCAGCCGGAAGGTTGTTTCGGTCGGCTCGGTTTTCTTTCCAGCGATGTCGATTCGTTGGGAGGACATTGGGAGCTGAACGGCTACATGCATGCCGTTGCCAGTCACACATACCCGAAGGGATTTCCCCATTCACTCATCGCCGTCCTGGAACAGGTTAGCGGCCGGAAGCTGCTGGGAAATCGTGTGGCCTCGCCCGGGGAAGTGCTTCAGGACTATGGTCAGGATCATCTCGCGTCGGGTTCGCCGATCGTCTGGACCGACGGTCGGCGAACCTGTCACCTTGCCGCTCATGAAACTGTGATGCGTCCCGACGCATTGCGTCAACTCTGCCGCGAGGCGAGGAAACTTCTTAGAGAGCCTTGGGGCATCATGCGAGTGGTTGCCCACCCACTCACTGGAGAGAAAGGACAAGTTCGGTTCAGCCATCAACGGAGGGATTTTGTGATCGAGCCGTCCGGCACGACGATGCTTGATGTGCTCAATCGGGCTGGACAAATCCTGACCGGCGTCGGCAAGGCCGGTGATCTCTTCAACGGCCGCGGGCTGACGCGTACGATTCCGCAATCTCACTGGGCGACGCTTTTCGAGGACGTCAAGGGGATGTTGAAAAATGTCCCTCGCGGCTTGATTTATGTCGGACTGGATGTGCTCGAATCCGATGACGTCGGGTCGGCCGGGGCGCTGCACGATTTTGATCGACAGCTTCCCTCTCTGCTTGAGCAACTGCGGCCCGGGGACTTGTTCGTCGTGACCGGCGACCATGGGCGCGATCCGAAGAAGGTCCATCAGGGTGCTACGCGGGAATACGTGCCGCTCCTGATGAGTGGTCCGAAGCTCGTTCAAGGGGTGAATCTTGGCACCAGGTCGACCGCCGCGGATCTCGGTCAAACCATCGTGGAGGCGCTGCGTGGCGAACCGTTGGCGGAGGGGGACAGTTTTCTGGATGCCTTGCGACCGGGATAA
- a CDS encoding RidA family protein, giving the protein MISYEAKLKTLGLQLPSPPQPVATYVPAVRAGDLLFLSGVLPMREGQLVFSGKLGRDLTVEEGMEAAKLCVLNALAIAKQELGSLDRINRIVKVVGHVASEEGFVQQPQVVNGASDLLVAVFGEAGRHARVAVGAAELPRRAPVEIEVILSIT; this is encoded by the coding sequence ATGATATCGTATGAAGCCAAACTCAAGACGCTTGGTCTGCAGCTGCCTTCTCCGCCCCAACCGGTCGCAACCTATGTTCCCGCCGTTCGAGCCGGTGATCTCCTGTTCTTGTCCGGCGTTTTGCCGATGCGGGAGGGTCAACTGGTATTTTCAGGAAAACTGGGACGGGATCTGACAGTGGAAGAAGGGATGGAGGCGGCCAAACTCTGCGTGCTGAACGCCCTCGCTATCGCGAAGCAGGAGCTGGGAAGTCTTGATCGCATCAACCGTATCGTCAAGGTCGTCGGTCATGTCGCCTCCGAAGAAGGGTTTGTCCAGCAACCACAGGTGGTGAACGGAGCGTCGGATCTCTTAGTGGCGGTCTTCGGTGAGGCCGGACGTCATGCGCGAGTAGCGGTTGGGGCGGCGGAGTTACCTCGACGTGCCCCCGTCGAGATCGAAGTCATTCTTTCCATTACGTGA
- a CDS encoding IPT/TIG domain-containing protein encodes MKALLGLMSAVILWGSMTCAAVAATSTAIQLTPAAATPGATVSIGGKGFGSFRSVQFNRVIFAGVPALIQRWEPDLIEVKVPFQAQSGRVEIHIGKKTLVAGTFSLVRPMITAVTPSAIEPGHQIEITGEHFGITAGARDPNTMFGVNDVVIGGVVVRPRRWKDEKIEVEVPANAKSGDVLVRLASSDPLPDGSCCAPVRYVLSNTMPITVVPTVRMDPLQGPTGTKVVLFGEGFGVSRDAADGVRFGGRPASVAQWSDNTIVVHVPSDAETGPVILTTHGQDRTVGTFTVQVPKATGVSPAGAPIGTLLRISGEHFGSYSESGSTPFNFMDFDTGDNRVEIGGVPAVIYRWHDDRIDVWVPFSAKSGPVVVTRGSAKPKPDGTCCEEKALVSTEAGTFTVVTPKIDSYSPHSAGLDEVVTIHGSGFGNFLKTTEASKMGMTKDIYKRNSPTLEENVSRTEVLFSNVAAVVISWTDTEIKVRVPRRHLFGIGKPGEFNPDLSTGPLVVRRGSWDILPDGTCCTPKKWLTMEAGTFTIEAKGFPDQSFFQVRPEGSTND; translated from the coding sequence ATGAAGGCTCTCCTCGGTCTGATGAGTGCTGTTATTCTCTGGGGGAGCATGACCTGCGCAGCGGTGGCTGCCACCTCGACGGCAATCCAGTTGACGCCGGCGGCGGCAACGCCTGGGGCCACTGTGTCGATCGGCGGAAAGGGGTTCGGATCGTTTCGCTCCGTGCAGTTCAATCGTGTGATCTTCGCTGGTGTGCCGGCACTGATTCAACGATGGGAGCCCGATCTGATCGAAGTCAAAGTTCCCTTTCAGGCGCAGTCCGGTCGCGTCGAAATCCACATTGGAAAGAAGACATTAGTGGCCGGGACCTTTTCTCTCGTTCGGCCGATGATCACGGCCGTCACTCCTTCCGCAATTGAGCCAGGCCATCAGATCGAGATTACCGGTGAACACTTCGGAATAACGGCTGGGGCTCGCGATCCTAACACGATGTTCGGAGTCAACGACGTGGTCATTGGCGGAGTCGTCGTCAGACCTCGCCGATGGAAAGATGAAAAGATCGAAGTCGAAGTGCCGGCCAACGCCAAATCCGGCGATGTCCTGGTGCGGTTGGCCTCGTCGGACCCGCTTCCGGACGGATCGTGTTGTGCGCCGGTCCGGTACGTACTCAGCAATACCATGCCGATCACCGTCGTTCCCACCGTACGGATGGATCCGCTCCAGGGCCCGACCGGCACGAAGGTGGTGTTGTTCGGTGAGGGGTTTGGCGTTTCCAGAGACGCCGCCGATGGTGTCCGCTTCGGCGGGCGTCCCGCTTCCGTGGCTCAGTGGTCCGACAACACGATCGTCGTCCATGTGCCGTCCGACGCGGAAACCGGACCGGTAATCCTCACGACTCACGGGCAGGATCGAACCGTTGGCACGTTTACCGTTCAGGTTCCCAAGGCGACGGGAGTCTCTCCGGCCGGTGCCCCTATCGGAACATTACTCAGAATTAGCGGTGAGCATTTTGGGTCGTATTCTGAAAGCGGGTCCACGCCGTTCAATTTCATGGACTTCGATACAGGGGACAATCGTGTGGAAATCGGCGGGGTCCCGGCGGTGATCTACCGGTGGCACGATGATCGAATCGATGTGTGGGTTCCTTTCAGCGCGAAAAGCGGGCCTGTTGTGGTGACCAGAGGAAGTGCCAAACCCAAACCGGACGGAACCTGTTGCGAAGAGAAAGCGCTTGTGTCGACGGAAGCGGGAACCTTCACCGTCGTGACGCCGAAAATCGACTCGTATAGCCCTCATTCAGCGGGCCTCGATGAGGTGGTGACGATCCACGGAAGCGGATTTGGGAACTTTCTTAAAACCACCGAGGCCAGCAAGATGGGCATGACCAAGGACATCTACAAAAGGAATAGTCCGACTCTAGAAGAGAATGTATCACGGACGGAAGTCCTGTTCAGTAATGTCGCGGCGGTCGTGATTTCATGGACCGATACCGAGATCAAAGTTCGCGTTCCCCGTCGTCATCTCTTCGGGATCGGCAAGCCGGGTGAGTTCAATCCCGATCTTTCAACCGGCCCCCTCGTCGTACGCCGCGGCTCGTGGGACATTCTGCCCGATGGAACCTGCTGTACGCCGAAGAAATGGCTGACGATGGAAGCCGGCACCTTTACCATTGAAGCAAAGGGTTTCCCCGACCAAAGTTTTTTCCAGGTCAGACCGGAAGGCAGCACCAACGACTAG